One part of the Andrena cerasifolii isolate SP2316 chromosome 4, iyAndCera1_principal, whole genome shotgun sequence genome encodes these proteins:
- the Kay gene encoding transcription factor kayak isoform X4, which yields MAATTMDPVDIANILAQELLYQQLVSLDGLHSGVPTRTTPTLTPTTLRSIEQTFLELTSESGSHSREAGFVPPLVEPSQPTPAQTQNTAAHHIINSVAAPVAANTILVETHQTQPQQPARRNMGGRRPTRTIGMSPEEEERRQIRRERNKMAAARCRKRRMDHTNALLEETEGLEQKKQSLQEEIHQLQQAKDELEFILEAHRAVCRLRSASPPDVKPVIKLDLQIDDQFVENAKREAVVNAPRPNRPNSLPVGFDNNNRPNSLPIFTEPKERPDTLTFKTVETPSFMKPSMDVAGMPITTPTSGIPFNFESLMEGGTGLTPVSTPLIPSCSTQQRNNLSAVDLSSPDANPPKLVSL from the exons TTGGTATCTCTGGACGGATTGCACAGCGGAGtgccgacgaggacgacgccgacGTTGACGCCGACAACGCTCCGCAGTATCGAGCAGACGTTCCTGGAGCTGACCAGCGAGTCAGGCTCGCACAGCCGCGAAGCAGGATTCGTACCGCCGCTGGTGGAACCGTCGCAGCCGACGCCGGCACAAACGCAAAACACGGCGGCGCATCATATTATCAACAGCGTCGCTGCCCCCGTGGCCGCGAACACCATCCTCGTGGAGACCCATCAGACACAGCCGCAGCAGCCAGCCAGGCGCAACATGGGTGGCAGAAGGCCTACAAGAACGATCGGGATGTCCCCCGAGGAGGAGGAGCGGCGACAGATCCGACGGGAGAGGAATAAAATGGCAGCAGCCAGGTGCCGCAAGCGAAGAATGGATCATACCAATGCCCTGCTAGAA GAGACTGAGGGTTTGGAACAGAAGAAACAGAGCTTGCAGGAGGAGATCCACCAGCTGCAGCAGGCCAAAGACGAGCTGGAGTTCATTCTGGAGGCTCACAGGGCAGTGTGTCGACTCCGGTCCGCCTCCCCGCCGGATGTGAAGCCTGTGATAAAGCTCGACCTCCAGATCGACGATCAATTCGTCGAGAACGCGAAGCGCGAGGCAGTGGTGAACGCCCCGAGACCAAACAGACCGAACTCGTTGCCAGTAGGGTTCGACAACAACAACAGACCGAACTCCTTGCCCATTTTCACCGAGCCGAAGGAGAGGCCGGACACGTTGACGTTCAAGACCGTGGAGACACCGTCGTTCATGAAACCGTCGATGGACGTCGCGGGGATGCCGATCACCACCCCGACCAGTGGCATACCGTTCAACTTCGAGTCCCTGATGGAGGGCGGCACCGGCCTCACGCCAGTCTCCACGCCCCTGATACCGTCCTGCTCGACGCAGCAGAGAAACAATCTGTCCGCCGTCGACCTAAGCTCGCCGGACGCGAATCCCCCGAAGCTCGTGAGTTTATGA
- the Mrrf2 gene encoding mitochondrial ribosome recycling factor 2 isoform X1, with protein sequence MLKGRLIKTSWSQLQKRYAQNSARVAKGNYEEQETAKIRNIGILAHIDAGKTTTTERMLYYSGLIKSMGEVHHGNTVTDYMDQERQRGITITSAAVTFDWKNHRVNLIDTPGHIDFTMEVEQTLRVLDGAIVILDGSAGVEAQTLTVCRQADKYDIPRIIYVNKMDRPGANFDANVKSIESKLNVEALPTQFPIKETGTLTGIVDVVSLEKLIFDGKNMGMRFARSKLSEEEDKSLWELALEKRRDLTDKLSNMDDILADVIIEQESLDAITPQTLHDSLYRSTISRKGVPVLLGSSYKNIGVQPLMDSVLLYLPSPDRNKHMKYYRPFSKKLSARAFKVVHDKIRGPITFFRVYTGRMEKGAKLYNIRKEIAEHAGKLYIACADDYHEVSNIGDGNIVAVTGLKSTVTGDLVTTTAAVASSARKDLESREDISPEDVANFFASNSRILEPVFFCSIEAPSLSAQAAFETALQQLEREDPSLRVIQDSESGQTVLAGMGELHIEIIKDRIKSEYKIDAELGPLQIAYRETVTNPITDTFTSEYKMGKSTYVVTVTMSLIPDYHGSQSLLLDRSPDHSANIDAIPLKMMKAVNAGVQSVLLHGPKLSYPVINMGVKLHWLEWGPGTSPTIVTATVAQSIKKLMQASTIALLEPIMQLEIVVDNEYSTGVIADLSKRRAEIQKIDMRGRSKVIRCFAPLAELLGYSTTLRILSSGHATISLEFDHYRRMDPVNEAETIKRVTGFC encoded by the exons ATGCTGAAAGGTAGATTAATAAAAACTTCTTGGAGTCAGCTTCAGAAGCGATACGCGCAAAATAGTGCGAGAGTTGCGAAGGGGAACTATGAGGAACAAGAGACCGCAAAGATTCGCAACATCGGGATTTTGGCGCACATCGATGCCG GGAAGACCACCACCACTGAGAGAATGTTATACTATTCTGGTCTGATTAAATCTATGGGCGAGGTCCATCATGGAAACACGGTAACGGATTACATGGATCAAGAGCGGCAACGCGGCATTACAATTACCTCCGCTGCGGTGACGTTTGACTGGAAGAATCACCGTGTTAACTTAATCGACACACCGGGACATATCGACTTCACCATGGAGGTAGAGCAAACTTTAAGGGTGTTGGACGGTGCTATAGTTATACTTGATGGTTCCGCAGGTGTAGAGGCCCAGACACTAACGGTTTGTAGACAAGCCGACAAGTACGACATACCTAgaattatttatgtaaacaaaatgGACAGGCCCGGCGCAAATTTTGATGCTAATGTAAAGTCCATCGAATCCAAGCTGAATGTGGAAGCGTTGCCTACGCAGTTCCCTATCAAAGAAACGGGGACGTTGACGGGCATCGTGGATGTGGTTTCCTTAGAAAAGCTGATCTTCGATGGGAAGAATATGGGCATGAGGTTTGCAAGATCGAAATTATCCGAGGAAGAGGATAAAAGCCTGTGGGAGTTGGCGCTTGAAAAACGCAGAGATTTAACCGACAAACTCTCTAATATGGACGATATACTGGCTGATGTAATCATCGAGCAAGAATCTTTAGATGCGATTACTCCGCAAACATTGCACGACTCTTTATATAGAAGTACGATAAGCAGGAAAGGCGTTCCTGTGCTGTTGGGTAGCTCTTACAAAAACATAGGGGTACAGCCTCTAATGGATAGCGTTCTCCTCTACTTACCATCGCCTGATCGAAATAAACACATGAAGTATTATCGCCCTTTTAGCAAGAAACTATCCGCGAGAGCATTTAAAGTTGTCCACGACAAGATAAGAGGACCTATCACCTTCTTCAGAGTTTACACAGGTCGGATGGAGAAAGGTGCGAAGCTTTACAACATTCGCAAAGAGATAGCGGAACACGCCGGCAAATTATACATTGCCTGTGCGGATGATTACCACGAGGTGTCTAACATCGGTGACGGTAACATAGTAGCAGTCACGGGGCTAAAGTCTACCGTGACTGGTGACTTAGTGACGACAACGGCGGCAGTAGCCAGTAGTGCAAGGAAAGACCTAGAGTCACGGGAAGACATTAGCCCGGAAGACGTGGCAAACTTCTTCGCGTCAAATTCAAGGATATTAGAGCCAGTGTTTTTCTGCTCGATAGAAGCACCGTCTCTCTCCGCTCAGGCGGCTTTCGAGACTGCTCTTCAGCAACTGGAAAGAGAAGACCCTAGTTTAAGAGTGATACAAGACAGTGAAAGCGGCCAGACTGTACTCGCCGGCATGGGTGAATTGCACATTGAGATCATCAAAGACAGAATCAAATCAGAATACAAAATCGACGCCGAGTTGGGCCCCTTGCAAATTGCTTACAGGGAGACAGTAACGAATCCTATCACAGACACTTTCACGTCCGAGTATAAAATGGGAAAGAGTACCTACGTCGTTACGGTAACCATGTCGTTGATACCAGACTATCACGGAAGCCAGAGCTTACTACTGGACAGGTCGCCTGACCATAGCGCGAATATCGATGCTATACCATTGAAAATGATGAAGGCGGTTAACGCTGGCGTACAGTCGGTTCTCTTACATGGCCCGAAATTGAGTTACCCAGTGATAAATATGGGCGTGAAATTGCATTGGCTGGAATGGGGGCCTGGAACATCTCCGACGATAGTTACTGCCACTGTTGCACAGAGCATTAAGAAG TTGATGCAGGCCAGCACAATTGCGCTGCTGGAGCCGATAATGCAGCTGGAGATTGTGGTTGATAACGAATACTCGACTGGCGTCATCGCGGATCTTTCAAAGAGACGTGCAGAGATACAAAAGATCGACATGCGTGGACGGagcaag GTGATCAGGTGCTTCGCACCGCTGGCTGAGCTGCTGGGATACTCGACAACTCTAAGGATACTTTCGTCGGGTCATGCAACGATTTCGTTAGAGTTCGATCACTACAGGCGAATGGATCCTGTGAACGAAGCAGAAACTATTAAGAGGGTCACAGGTTTTTGTTAG
- the LOC143368427 gene encoding uncharacterized protein LOC143368427, with amino-acid sequence MISGYVSLLCSISDKPLEYWSKRQSQSGRIRKILDSDLLENVIEIQDFEQPNGFGTSILCPSDTSQFLNIELPILVVVIKNLNLQCRLQVQVLDTQNCPHHFQFSNSECEKQNSKGVICRVKVQLETGWNKIELNLLHLTQAAFKCQYAVVQRLQVWGNCRLRRVYFIDKHYGNEEICPELYQGFLDSYMLKWGIHTIDKSTQTNTKRNKSRPREGQSAKGGPARQLSADNVVAGGTDRSAAKNPAARRTVDENLLRNLQIKTDMLVNDFFNRQSAKSPRALEFKQQTKWKHYALPVMNAKPKSFGSSAVSEDAFRRINILRTLTDTYVSNEEKRKEENAVKDIQENWRQRYFHQVQSLKDRDSSAQSMTRTMLERKPKSMLVLSERKYSSGK; translated from the exons ATGATTTCTGGATATGTGTCCCTCCTCTGCAGCATCAGCGACAAACCGCTAGAATATTGGAGCAAACGGCAATCGCAATCGGGCCGCATTCGCAAGATCCTAGATTCGGATTTGCTGGAAAAT GTTATCGAAATACAGGACTTCGAGCAACCCAATGGCTTTGGCACCTCTATCCTATGCCCATCCGATACGTCCCAATTCCTTAATATCGAACTACCGATCCTAGTCGTGGTCATAAAGAATCTAAACCTGCAGTGCCGGCTACAAGTGCAG GTGTTGGATACCCAGAATTGCCCGCATCACTTCCAATTCTCCAACTCCGAGTGTGAGAAGCAGAATTCCAAGGGCGTGATATGTCGCGTGAAGGTGCAGTTGGAGACAGGATGGAACAAGATAGAACTAAACCTGTTGCACCTGACGCAGGCCGCTTTTAAATGCCAGTACGCGGTCGTTCAGAGGCTGCAGGTGTGGGGGAACTGCCGTTTGCGCAGGGTCTACTTCATAGACAAGCACTATGGCAACGAGGAGATTTGCCCTGAACTGTACCAAGGGTTCCTTGACTCGTACATGCTCAAGTGGGGCATTCATACCATCGACAAGTCAACGCAAACGAATACTAAAAGGAACAAGAGTAGACCGAGGGAGGGCCAGAGCGCGAAGGGTGGCCCGGCGAGGCAGCTGAGTGCTGACAATGTTGTAGCAGGTGGAACTGATCGCAGCGCTGCGAAGAATCCTGCTGCACGCAGGACGGTCGATGagaatttactgagaaacctGCAGATTAAAACCGACATGCTGGTCAACGATTTCTTCAACAGGCAGTCCGCAAAGTCGCCGCGCGCTTTAGAGTTTAAGCAGCAAACAAAGTGGAAGCATTACGCTCTTCCAGTAATGAACGCTAAACCAAAGTCCTTCGGTTCGAGTGCTGTTTCTGAGGATGCGTTCAGGAGGATCAATATCCTTCGAACGTTAACCGACACATACGTATCCAACGAGGAGAAGCGTAAAGAAGAGAACGCGGTGAAGGATATACAGGAGAACTGGAGGCAGAGGTACTTCCACCAAGTGCAGTCACTGAAGGATAGGGATTCCTCCGCACAGAGCATGACCAGGACGATGTTGGAACGCAAGCCAAAATCTATGTTGGTACTATCTGAAAGGAAATATAGCAGTGGGAAGTGA
- the Mrrf2 gene encoding mitochondrial ribosome recycling factor 2 isoform X2, translating to MLKGRLIKTSWSQLQKRYAQNSARVAKGNYEEQETAKIRNIGILAHIDAGKTTTTERMLYYSGLIKSMGEVHHGNTVTDYMDQERQRGITITSAAVTFDWKNHRVNLIDTPGHIDFTMEVEQTLRVLDGAIVILDGSAGVEAQTLTVCRQADKYDIPRIIYVNKMDRPGANFDANVKSIESKLNVEALPTQFPIKETGTLTGIVDVVSLEKLIFDGKNMGMRFARSKLSEEEDKSLWELALEKRRDLTDKLSNMDDILADVIIEQESLDAITPQTLHDSLYRSTISRKGVPVLLGSSYKNIGVQPLMDSVLLYLPSPDRNKHMKYYRPFSKKLSARAFKVVHDKIRGPITFFRVYTGRMEKGAKLYNIRKEIAEHAGKLYIACADDYHEVSNIGDGNIVAVTGLKSTVTGDLVTTTAAVASSARKDLESREDISPEDVANFFASNSRILEPVFFCSIEAPSLSAQAAFETALQQLEREDPSLRVIQDSESGQTVLAGMGELHIEIIKDRIKSEYKIDAELGPLQIAYRETVTNPITDTFTSEYKMGKSTYVVTVTMSLIPDYHGSQSLLLDRSPDHSANIDAIPLKMMKAVNAGVQSVLLHGPKLSYPVINMGVKLHWLEWGPGTSPTIVTATVAQSIKKIVPT from the exons ATGCTGAAAGGTAGATTAATAAAAACTTCTTGGAGTCAGCTTCAGAAGCGATACGCGCAAAATAGTGCGAGAGTTGCGAAGGGGAACTATGAGGAACAAGAGACCGCAAAGATTCGCAACATCGGGATTTTGGCGCACATCGATGCCG GGAAGACCACCACCACTGAGAGAATGTTATACTATTCTGGTCTGATTAAATCTATGGGCGAGGTCCATCATGGAAACACGGTAACGGATTACATGGATCAAGAGCGGCAACGCGGCATTACAATTACCTCCGCTGCGGTGACGTTTGACTGGAAGAATCACCGTGTTAACTTAATCGACACACCGGGACATATCGACTTCACCATGGAGGTAGAGCAAACTTTAAGGGTGTTGGACGGTGCTATAGTTATACTTGATGGTTCCGCAGGTGTAGAGGCCCAGACACTAACGGTTTGTAGACAAGCCGACAAGTACGACATACCTAgaattatttatgtaaacaaaatgGACAGGCCCGGCGCAAATTTTGATGCTAATGTAAAGTCCATCGAATCCAAGCTGAATGTGGAAGCGTTGCCTACGCAGTTCCCTATCAAAGAAACGGGGACGTTGACGGGCATCGTGGATGTGGTTTCCTTAGAAAAGCTGATCTTCGATGGGAAGAATATGGGCATGAGGTTTGCAAGATCGAAATTATCCGAGGAAGAGGATAAAAGCCTGTGGGAGTTGGCGCTTGAAAAACGCAGAGATTTAACCGACAAACTCTCTAATATGGACGATATACTGGCTGATGTAATCATCGAGCAAGAATCTTTAGATGCGATTACTCCGCAAACATTGCACGACTCTTTATATAGAAGTACGATAAGCAGGAAAGGCGTTCCTGTGCTGTTGGGTAGCTCTTACAAAAACATAGGGGTACAGCCTCTAATGGATAGCGTTCTCCTCTACTTACCATCGCCTGATCGAAATAAACACATGAAGTATTATCGCCCTTTTAGCAAGAAACTATCCGCGAGAGCATTTAAAGTTGTCCACGACAAGATAAGAGGACCTATCACCTTCTTCAGAGTTTACACAGGTCGGATGGAGAAAGGTGCGAAGCTTTACAACATTCGCAAAGAGATAGCGGAACACGCCGGCAAATTATACATTGCCTGTGCGGATGATTACCACGAGGTGTCTAACATCGGTGACGGTAACATAGTAGCAGTCACGGGGCTAAAGTCTACCGTGACTGGTGACTTAGTGACGACAACGGCGGCAGTAGCCAGTAGTGCAAGGAAAGACCTAGAGTCACGGGAAGACATTAGCCCGGAAGACGTGGCAAACTTCTTCGCGTCAAATTCAAGGATATTAGAGCCAGTGTTTTTCTGCTCGATAGAAGCACCGTCTCTCTCCGCTCAGGCGGCTTTCGAGACTGCTCTTCAGCAACTGGAAAGAGAAGACCCTAGTTTAAGAGTGATACAAGACAGTGAAAGCGGCCAGACTGTACTCGCCGGCATGGGTGAATTGCACATTGAGATCATCAAAGACAGAATCAAATCAGAATACAAAATCGACGCCGAGTTGGGCCCCTTGCAAATTGCTTACAGGGAGACAGTAACGAATCCTATCACAGACACTTTCACGTCCGAGTATAAAATGGGAAAGAGTACCTACGTCGTTACGGTAACCATGTCGTTGATACCAGACTATCACGGAAGCCAGAGCTTACTACTGGACAGGTCGCCTGACCATAGCGCGAATATCGATGCTATACCATTGAAAATGATGAAGGCGGTTAACGCTGGCGTACAGTCGGTTCTCTTACATGGCCCGAAATTGAGTTACCCAGTGATAAATATGGGCGTGAAATTGCATTGGCTGGAATGGGGGCCTGGAACATCTCCGACGATAGTTACTGCCACTGTTGCACAGAGCATTAAGAAG ATAGTACCAACATAG
- the Mrps18a gene encoding mitochondrial ribosomal protein S18A, translating to MAAIYRIVKCFGKTIPGHNRNISLSASRQLKEIIEKKDGNTLVIEAVIKKDKNEDRLLKLKNGACPICSTNLDIKHTDVLILSQFLRSDGCILPRRVTGLCETQQERISILVKMAQKAGLMPTMAPANSYCDPSRRRKWKKFNTYYDETTIKARYK from the exons ATGGCTGCGATATATCGGATCGTGAAATGTTTCGGAAAAACCATACCAGGGCATAATAGGAATATATCATTGTCTGCATCAAGGCAACTTAAAGAAA TTATTGAGAAGAAAGATGGGAATACTTTAGTCATCGAGGCAGTGATCAAAAAGGATAAGAACGAAGACCGACTGCTGAAGCTGAAAAACGGGGCTTGCCCTATATGCTCCACTAATCTTGATATTAAGCACACA GACGTTCTCATTCTAAGTCAGTTCCTGAGGTCGGATGGTTGTATATTACCACGTAGAGTTACAGGGCTCTGTGAAACTCAGCAGGAGAGAATCAGCATATTGGTCAAAATGGCACAAAAAGCAG GATTAATGCCAACTATGGCTCCTGCGAACAGTTATTGCGATCCTTCCAGAAGGAGGAAATGGAAGAAATTTAATACGTATTACGATGAAACCACCATTAAAGCTAGATATAAGTAA
- the LOC143368534 gene encoding zinc finger protein ztf-16: protein MSDGVDAGGGENEVDSHSCSHADVGESSNPREEENLDPDNEAALNTNYDSGDGAVPAFRCERCENYETINKTAFCAHQDQCLANAEPGESTENIEAADNDGDGDETHSGIRSHRKMFECDVCNMKFSNGANMRRHKMRHTGVKPYECRVCQKRFFRKDHLAEHFTTHSKTLPYHCPICNRGFQRQIAMRAHFQNEHVGQHDMVKSCPLCNYRAATMKCLRLHFFNRHGIDLDNPGPNSSSSLMNSCTPGEAMPSAPLSDSGDSTGNRSADNATPPMHFLTPHIEISIPYSEQVASQRNPSPAPLNGDSPNSPQSADSNSNAPSSSHHQLPINSSGIHRNLGGSDETITPSISLIPIKQEPNSNGTEENGATSSNLPLPSLIKVSPLKSLLRDDLRRKLSSGSGNNNNNNNNNNGSNSSNSNPHSRGEPPSSTRPDQRSSGLQCAHCRITFPDQTLYFLHKGCHSESNPWKCNICGEQCCNLYQFNSHLLSKSHQ from the exons ATGTCAGATGGGGTTGATGCTGGCGGCGGGGAAAACGAGGTAGATTCTCATTCCTGTTCGCACGCCGATGTCGGGGAGTCTTCGAATCCAAGAGAAGAGGAGAATCTGGATCCGGACAACGAGGCTGCGTTGAACACCAATTATGACAGCGGCGACGGCGCCGTGCCCGCTTTTAG GTGTGAAAGGTGTGAAAACTATGAGACTATAAATAAGACAGCATTCTGCGCTCATCAGGACCAGTGTCTGGCCAACGCTGAGCCGGGAGAGAGCACAGAGAACATAGAAGCAGCTGACAATGACGGAGACGGAGATGAGACCCATTCTGGAATTCGTTCTCACAGAAAAATGTTCGAATGCGACGTGTGCAATATGAAATTTTCTAATGGAGCTAACATGAGGCGGCACAAG ATGAGACATACCGGCGTGAAGCCTTACGAGTGTCGCGTGTGCCAGAAACGATTCTTTCGAAAGGATCACTTGGCAGAACACTTCACCACCCACTCTAAAACTCTGCCGTATCATTGTCCGATCTGTAACCGAGGCTTTCAAAGGCAAATCGCGATGAGGGCCCACTTTCAGAACGAGCACGTAGGGCAGCACGATATGGTCAAGTCTTGCCCTCTGTGCAATTATCGTGCGGCAACTATGAAGTGCCTCAGGTTACATTTTTTCAACAG GCACGGAATAGATTTGGATAATCCAGGACCAAACAGTTCGAGTTCTTTAATGAATAGCTGCACTCCAGGAGAGGCCATGCCCTCCGCTCCCCTTTCAGATAGCGGAGACAGTACTGGGAATCGATCGGCGGATAATGCAACACCGCCGATGCACTTTCTGACACCGCACATAGAGATATCGATTCCTTATTCTGAACAAGTTGCAAGTCAGCGGAACCCGAGCCCTGCTCCTCTTAACGGAGATAGTCCAAATAGTCCTCAAAGCGCAGACAGTAACAGTAATGCTCCGAGCAGTAGCCATCATCAGTTACCTATTAACAGTAGTGGCATTCACAG GAACCTTGGTGGAAGCGATGAAACAATTACACCTTCGATTTCACTTATTCCTATTAAGCAAGAACCAAACAGCAACGGAACAGAGGAGAATGGAGCAACATCTAGCAATCTTCCGCTACCATCTTTGATAAAGGTTTCTCCACTGAAGTCTCTTCTCCGAGACGATTTACGACGCAAACTTTCATCTGGCTctggaaataataataacaacaataacaataacaatg GTAGTAATAGCTCAAATTCAAATCCCCATTCAAGAGGAGAACCGCCCAGCTCGACGAGGCCCGATCAACGAAGCAGTGGACTTCAGTGCGCTCACTGCAGAATTACCTTCCCCGATCAAACACTGTACTTCCTCCACAAGGGCTGCCATAGCGAAAGCAACCCTTGGAAGTGCAATATTTGCGGGGAGCAGTGTTGTAATTTGTATCAATTCAATTCGCATTTATTAAGCAAAAGTCATCAGTAG